From a region of the Leptospira kmetyi serovar Malaysia str. Bejo-Iso9 genome:
- the cyoE gene encoding heme o synthase, with protein sequence MVSSTFFSDWNQMIKPRVTSLVLATIIPGLYLAGEQSPSGFLIAVTLFGTFLMSSASFIFNQVIEKDRDAKMKRTSNRPIPSGRIGIAQATLVGFAMTGLSFYLLTVYVNLLTALCAFAALLSYVFLYTILLKPRTTQNIVIGGVAGCVGPLIGYAAIGNSLPIQAWILFTMIFLWTPAHFWALAIFLKEDYSDADFPMLPVVKGIEQTAKSIFFYTILYSISCISFYFLEPSMGPLYLVTTLLVCIWMGILSYRLIQNPERQSARKFFFFSILHLFAVNITIVIDHLL encoded by the coding sequence ATGGTAAGTTCCACTTTCTTTTCCGATTGGAATCAGATGATTAAACCGAGAGTGACTTCTCTCGTATTGGCGACGATCATTCCGGGTTTGTATCTCGCGGGAGAACAATCCCCTTCCGGATTTTTGATCGCAGTGACTCTTTTCGGAACGTTTTTGATGTCTTCCGCTTCCTTTATCTTCAATCAGGTGATCGAAAAGGATCGGGACGCGAAAATGAAACGGACTTCCAACCGCCCGATTCCTTCCGGAAGAATCGGAATCGCCCAAGCAACGTTAGTCGGCTTTGCGATGACGGGTTTGTCTTTTTATCTTCTTACGGTTTACGTAAATCTTCTTACGGCTTTGTGCGCGTTTGCGGCCCTACTTTCCTACGTTTTTCTTTATACGATTCTTTTAAAACCGAGAACGACCCAGAATATCGTGATCGGAGGCGTTGCGGGTTGTGTGGGACCTTTGATTGGGTACGCGGCGATCGGAAATTCTCTGCCGATCCAAGCCTGGATTTTGTTCACAATGATTTTCTTATGGACCCCGGCGCATTTCTGGGCTCTTGCGATTTTTCTAAAGGAAGATTATTCGGACGCGGACTTTCCGATGCTTCCGGTCGTAAAAGGGATCGAACAAACCGCCAAATCGATCTTCTTTTATACGATTCTATATTCAATTTCCTGCATTAGTTTTTACTTTTTAGAACCTTCGATGGGACCTTTGTATTTGGTCACGACCTTACTGGTTTGTATTTGGATGGGAATTCTTTCCTATCGTCTGATCCAAAACCCGGAACGTCAATCCGCAAGAAAGTTCTTCTTCTTTTCGATTCTTCATCTTTTCGCGGTAAACATCACCATCGTAATCGATCATCTTCTCTAA
- a CDS encoding helix-turn-helix transcriptional regulator has product MRLWFPQEKRFYFFSVYVFLIFLWIIEEILTFAFDINWIERSQAYFTTIEAAFGFLSIVGIYFLFQEIRHTQADIESAKVAIEGLKNKNQLLVHTNQSFWESLQRQLEEWDLSDKEKEIALLLLRGMSNHQIAAIRGKSLKTIENQTFSIYQKSGTTGKLEFIAYFISPLLPEED; this is encoded by the coding sequence ATGAGACTCTGGTTTCCCCAAGAAAAACGATTCTACTTTTTTTCTGTTTATGTTTTTCTAATTTTTCTCTGGATTATAGAAGAGATCCTAACGTTCGCGTTCGATATAAACTGGATCGAAAGATCCCAAGCCTACTTCACGACGATCGAAGCCGCGTTCGGTTTTTTATCCATCGTGGGAATTTATTTCTTATTCCAAGAAATCAGACATACGCAAGCCGATATAGAATCCGCAAAGGTCGCGATCGAAGGACTCAAAAATAAAAATCAACTTTTGGTTCATACCAATCAATCCTTTTGGGAATCCCTTCAAAGACAATTGGAGGAATGGGATCTCTCCGACAAGGAAAAGGAAATCGCTCTACTCCTTCTTCGAGGAATGTCCAATCACCAAATCGCCGCTATACGGGGAAAAAGTTTAAAGACCATCGAAAATCAAACCTTCTCCATCTATCAAAAATCGGGAACGACCGGAAAACTCGAATTCATCGCGTATTTTATATCGCCTCTTTTACCTGAAGAGGATTGA
- a CDS encoding M48 family metallopeptidase, whose translation MQRSLKSVFFFVTLLTFCFSIGAQKSNTINFDAELYAQIVRQSAYQYGAILKSRKVLKDHNSWKKPIDTAFRKLADSSGNPSFPIVYNLIQDNSFNAFAMAGGQFCINSGTLDILDQVIANSEPDAKDKMSFYRERYIAGVLSHELSHYYNKHTFNAVKKFYQLKENPTGEAVLDNVKFSQEQEVDADQTGFQLLNKAGYGGEYMIRTLELMSDIDNQYKEYIVSKKLDKVSPESMTSLYFTSHPSPNDRLSRFSGDKQELYSLLATLEKTYDDIQFGKNLDQAKSNLEKALSKFPGNTHLEKSYAICLHKIWMATASNDDLKIKPVIDMPSFRDSMVFPGGLRKRAVMRAIPGNQAAYSKAKEAYQKVIVKTEDPYFISNYAVLLSYSTEENDMNVAKSLAGNTVRAENSIPLANNFGVVLYWTDDQDKALEVFKSVATMVDKRVQSFGEKAKSNADIQAYLQGIGNSIRQKTQLDPDYVYENFTPILNYVLLESYKEKTPKTKQLATYYLENYDSSSGWAKYLSELHGITLPDPSQNAKQNFFKVGGVGPGDKLEDLLKLWGKPDKIQVDKSSGSEFYIYTKKETSFLLSIGSVLQVNAYGNNSPGIDKGVPIGAERGAAEKVFGKQFQKNGPYLGYSQNGNAFVKYRKNKVDQIILQ comes from the coding sequence ATGCAAAGATCCTTAAAATCCGTTTTCTTTTTCGTTACATTGCTGACGTTCTGCTTTTCGATCGGCGCTCAAAAGAGCAATACGATTAATTTTGACGCGGAACTTTACGCGCAAATCGTTCGACAAAGCGCCTATCAATACGGAGCGATTCTCAAATCGAGAAAAGTTCTGAAAGATCATAACAGTTGGAAAAAACCGATCGATACCGCGTTTCGAAAACTCGCCGATTCTTCGGGAAATCCTTCCTTTCCGATCGTTTACAATTTGATTCAGGACAATTCGTTTAACGCGTTCGCGATGGCGGGCGGTCAGTTTTGCATCAACTCGGGAACCTTGGACATCTTGGATCAAGTGATCGCGAACTCGGAACCCGACGCAAAAGATAAGATGAGTTTTTATCGGGAACGATACATCGCGGGCGTTTTATCGCACGAGCTTTCGCACTATTACAACAAACATACGTTTAACGCTGTTAAGAAATTCTATCAATTGAAGGAGAATCCAACGGGCGAAGCCGTGTTGGACAACGTAAAGTTTTCCCAAGAACAGGAAGTCGACGCGGATCAAACGGGGTTTCAACTTCTTAACAAAGCCGGATACGGCGGAGAATATATGATCCGCACTCTGGAATTGATGAGCGACATCGACAATCAGTATAAGGAATATATCGTAAGCAAAAAATTGGATAAGGTAAGTCCGGAATCCATGACTTCTTTGTATTTTACGAGTCATCCTTCTCCGAACGATCGTCTTTCCAGATTCAGCGGTGACAAACAGGAACTTTATTCTTTGCTTGCGACCTTGGAAAAAACGTACGACGACATTCAGTTCGGTAAAAATTTGGACCAAGCGAAGTCGAATCTCGAAAAGGCTCTTTCCAAATTTCCGGGAAACACTCATTTAGAAAAATCTTATGCGATTTGTCTTCATAAGATTTGGATGGCGACTGCGAGCAACGACGATCTTAAAATCAAACCGGTGATCGACATGCCTTCTTTCCGGGATTCCATGGTGTTTCCGGGTGGGCTTCGCAAAAGGGCCGTTATGCGAGCGATTCCCGGAAATCAAGCCGCTTATTCCAAAGCGAAAGAAGCCTATCAAAAGGTGATCGTTAAGACCGAAGATCCATATTTCATTTCGAATTACGCGGTTCTTCTTTCCTATTCAACCGAAGAAAACGATATGAACGTAGCGAAGTCCTTGGCGGGAAACACGGTAAGAGCGGAGAATTCCATTCCTCTTGCAAACAACTTCGGAGTGGTTTTGTATTGGACGGACGATCAGGATAAGGCCCTTGAAGTTTTTAAATCCGTCGCAACGATGGTCGATAAAAGAGTTCAATCGTTCGGTGAAAAAGCGAAATCGAATGCGGACATCCAAGCCTATCTTCAGGGAATCGGCAATTCGATCCGTCAAAAAACGCAACTCGATCCGGATTACGTTTATGAAAACTTCACACCGATTTTAAATTACGTTCTGCTCGAATCTTATAAGGAAAAAACTCCGAAAACGAAACAACTCGCGACGTATTATCTGGAGAATTACGATTCTTCCTCCGGTTGGGCTAAATATCTTTCCGAACTTCACGGAATCACATTGCCCGATCCTTCTCAAAACGCGAAACAAAACTTCTTTAAGGTGGGCGGAGTCGGTCCCGGCGATAAACTCGAAGACCTTCTTAAACTTTGGGGAAAACCGGACAAGATCCAAGTCGATAAATCTTCGGGAAGCGAATTTTATATTTATACGAAGAAGGAAACTTCATTCCTTCTGAGCATCGGTTCCGTTCTTCAAGTCAACGCGTATGGAAACAACAGTCCGGGCATTGACAAAGGAGTTCCGATCGGAGCGGAGCGCGGCGCCGCCGAAAAAGTTTTCGGGAAACAATTCCAAAAGAACGGTCCTTATTTAGGATATTCTCAAAACGGAAACGCTTTCGTTAAATACAGAAAGAATAAAGTGGATCAGATCATTCTTCAGTGA
- a CDS encoding DUF4269 domain-containing protein, protein MDFETYFLSSDSLENGNLRQKRLFQDLSEHKILERISKFDPVLAGTIPLDIDHSLSDADILCCFGTSEEFSSVLKSAFSDFLNFELKEGSHQGITSVLARFQTKQFSYEIFGQNVPIFEQMGFVHLQIEHKILSIAGENFKNRIRFLKNEGWKTEPAFAYLLGIQGDPYHALYDMRLFSDQDLRNLVFSSEFFSNPDK, encoded by the coding sequence ATGGATTTTGAAACTTATTTTTTATCCTCGGATTCTCTGGAGAATGGAAATCTCCGACAAAAACGTCTCTTTCAAGATCTTTCCGAGCATAAAATTTTGGAAAGAATTTCAAAATTCGATCCGGTTCTCGCCGGAACGATTCCGTTGGACATCGATCATTCCTTAAGCGACGCGGATATTCTCTGTTGTTTTGGAACGTCCGAAGAATTCTCCTCCGTTTTAAAATCCGCGTTTTCCGATTTCTTAAATTTCGAACTCAAGGAAGGTTCGCATCAAGGGATTACCTCCGTTTTAGCCCGTTTTCAAACAAAACAATTTTCTTATGAAATATTCGGACAGAATGTTCCGATCTTCGAACAGATGGGATTCGTTCATCTTCAAATCGAACATAAAATTCTTTCCATCGCGGGAGAAAATTTTAAGAATAGAATTCGTTTTCTGAAAAACGAAGGATGGAAAACTGAACCTGCATTCGCATATCTCCTTGGAATTCAGGGAGACCCCTATCACGCATTATACGATATGCGTCTTTTTTCCGATCAAGACTTAAGAAATCTCGTTTTTTCGTCCGAGTTCTTTTCAAATCCGGATAAATAA
- a CDS encoding SCO family protein translates to MIFKNSLISGIVLCFFATSLYAYDPAARFDKNEKPKELEGVGVKERLGNQLDLSLSFRDETGRPILLSSFFKKDKPVLLSLVYYKCPTLCNFHLNGITDTLKKLNWEVGNEFEYVAVSFDPKETADLAQAKKNAYIKEYSRGNGRGWHFLTGDQKEITALAESVGFSYKWNPDNEQWIHSSVAYVITPSGKISRYLHGITFDERTLKLSLLEASGGKIGDFTDQFALFCFQFDPGKNTYTLYAYNMMKLGGFFTLLILAAFLIPFWIRHNRNSELIRKE, encoded by the coding sequence TTGATTTTCAAAAATTCCCTGATTTCAGGGATCGTTCTCTGCTTTTTTGCAACTTCTCTTTACGCGTACGATCCCGCGGCTCGGTTTGATAAGAATGAAAAACCGAAAGAACTCGAAGGGGTCGGAGTGAAAGAGAGGTTGGGAAACCAACTCGACCTTTCTCTTTCTTTCCGCGACGAAACGGGAAGACCCATTCTTTTAAGTTCCTTCTTTAAAAAAGACAAACCGGTTTTACTTTCTCTCGTTTATTACAAGTGTCCCACCTTGTGCAACTTTCATCTCAACGGAATTACGGATACTCTCAAAAAATTAAATTGGGAAGTGGGAAACGAATTCGAATACGTAGCCGTTTCCTTTGATCCGAAAGAAACCGCGGATCTCGCGCAAGCGAAGAAGAACGCTTACATCAAAGAATATTCTCGCGGCAATGGAAGAGGTTGGCATTTTCTTACGGGAGATCAAAAAGAGATCACGGCTCTTGCCGAGTCGGTCGGATTTTCTTATAAATGGAATCCGGACAACGAACAATGGATCCATTCTTCGGTTGCTTATGTCATCACACCTTCCGGAAAGATTTCCCGTTATCTTCACGGCATCACGTTCGATGAAAGAACGTTGAAACTTTCTCTTTTAGAAGCTTCGGGCGGTAAAATAGGGGATTTCACGGATCAATTCGCCCTTTTTTGCTTTCAATTTGACCCAGGCAAAAATACATATACTTTGTACGCTTATAATATGATGAAGTTGGGTGGTTTCTTCACTCTTCTCATTCTGGCGGCGTTCTTGATCCCATTCTGGATCAGGCATAACAGAAATTCCGAACTCATTAGGAAGGAGTAA
- a CDS encoding ankyrin repeat domain-containing protein: MKRSLFVFEKAGKNFFHKIIETTIVPVFVSSLFFTGCIFPQERYASYPGLSPTDYVYKGDLQGLENALRSGQGINQRDPFFRNYTPLMVAAREGEYLIAEYLIQQGADVNARTRDGHTALMMAAFNRYPEIVKLLIRSGADLHATTTQGHTAWSETTLEDSKRVQEILLQAGAGKR; this comes from the coding sequence ATGAAACGTTCACTTTTTGTTTTCGAGAAAGCTGGAAAAAACTTTTTTCATAAAATTATCGAAACGACGATCGTTCCGGTTTTCGTTTCGAGCCTATTCTTTACGGGATGTATTTTTCCACAGGAAAGATACGCTTCTTATCCCGGTTTAAGTCCGACCGACTACGTTTATAAAGGCGATCTGCAAGGTTTGGAAAATGCTCTTCGATCCGGTCAAGGCATCAATCAAAGAGATCCTTTTTTTAGAAATTATACTCCGTTGATGGTTGCGGCTCGCGAAGGAGAATATCTGATCGCGGAATATCTCATACAACAAGGAGCGGACGTCAACGCAAGGACAAGAGACGGTCATACAGCTTTGATGATGGCGGCTTTCAATCGTTATCCCGAAATCGTAAAACTTCTGATTCGTTCCGGCGCAGATCTGCACGCGACGACCACCCAAGGACATACGGCTTGGTCCGAAACTACATTAGAAGATTCTAAAAGAGTTCAGGAGATTCTTCTCCAAGCGGGGGCCGGTAAAAGATAA
- a CDS encoding 3-hydroxyacyl-CoA dehydrogenase family protein: MREIKTVTVLGANGTMGAGSAAIVASFGKAKVHMLARDISKAKEGIEKAIGSVKTDTIRPRLIPGSYDADLEKAVAESDWVFELVAESYEVKEPINKRIASSRRPGTIVSTVSSGLSIERLSKAFDEDGQKHYFGTHFFNPPYKMILCELVSHKGSDKKVLKQLGEYLDKVLGRAVVYTNDTPAFAGNRIGFQLINEVAQIAEKYSDKGGIALMDAIMSGYTGRAMAPLDTADFVGLDVHKAIVDNLYEMTKDAAHSTFKMPGYFQKLIDKGDLGRKAGGGLYKMSKTPDGKKEKLVYNIGADLYEPVPKFDIDFIRQANRRISEADYIGAMNIVKEAKGFEADLARYFIARYVSYSLSIVGEVVDTKEMADLAMGTGFNWAPASAFVDFLGGPKDAIQLIEKAKLPVPEVLTKAKPGKPFYELKEKLDARSLFKG; encoded by the coding sequence ATGAGAGAGATAAAAACAGTTACAGTATTAGGCGCGAACGGTACTATGGGCGCCGGTTCAGCGGCAATCGTTGCCTCGTTCGGAAAGGCAAAAGTCCACATGCTTGCACGGGACATAAGCAAAGCGAAAGAAGGTATTGAGAAAGCAATCGGCTCTGTTAAGACCGATACGATTCGTCCAAGACTGATTCCGGGTTCGTATGATGCGGATTTGGAAAAAGCGGTCGCGGAATCCGATTGGGTTTTCGAACTCGTTGCGGAAAGCTACGAAGTAAAAGAACCGATCAACAAAAGAATCGCAAGTTCAAGAAGACCGGGCACAATCGTTTCCACGGTTTCTTCCGGACTTTCCATCGAAAGACTTTCCAAAGCGTTCGATGAAGACGGACAAAAGCATTATTTCGGGACTCACTTCTTTAACCCTCCTTACAAAATGATTCTTTGCGAACTCGTTTCTCACAAAGGATCGGATAAGAAAGTTCTCAAACAACTCGGCGAATATCTGGATAAGGTTTTAGGCCGCGCGGTCGTTTATACGAACGATACTCCCGCGTTTGCCGGAAACAGAATCGGATTTCAGCTCATCAACGAAGTCGCTCAAATCGCGGAAAAATATTCCGATAAAGGCGGGATCGCTCTTATGGACGCGATCATGAGCGGATACACCGGAAGAGCGATGGCTCCTCTGGACACTGCGGACTTCGTAGGTCTCGACGTTCACAAAGCGATCGTCGACAACCTCTACGAAATGACTAAGGACGCGGCTCATTCTACTTTTAAAATGCCGGGTTACTTCCAAAAGCTCATCGATAAAGGCGATCTCGGTAGAAAAGCGGGCGGCGGTCTTTACAAGATGTCCAAAACTCCGGACGGTAAGAAAGAAAAGTTAGTCTATAATATAGGCGCGGATCTGTACGAGCCGGTTCCTAAGTTCGACATCGATTTTATTCGTCAGGCGAACCGAAGAATTTCCGAAGCGGACTACATCGGCGCGATGAACATCGTAAAAGAAGCAAAAGGTTTCGAAGCGGACTTAGCGAGATATTTCATTGCAAGATACGTTAGTTACTCTCTTTCGATCGTTGGCGAAGTGGTGGACACAAAAGAAATGGCGGATCTCGCGATGGGAACAGGATTCAACTGGGCTCCCGCTTCCGCATTCGTCGATTTCTTAGGCGGACCTAAAGACGCGATTCAACTGATCGAAAAAGCAAAACTTCCGGTTCCTGAAGTATTAACAAAAGCGAAACCAGGGAAGCCGTTTTACGAGCTGAAGGAAAAGCTTGACGCTCGTTCACTTTTCAAAGGATAA
- a CDS encoding acetyl-CoA acetyltransferase, with the protein MSDKIYVLGGEQTDFQRNWTKEGKTFMSLMREAVQDGLASVGITPDEIKKLNKQNRIGIFVGNFDAEQYATQGHLGAFLTEVDPAFYGIPGGRFEAACASGSIALDAAATKIRAKDYDVAIVLGIEIMKTVSSSVGGDFLGTAAYYEKEAKGVQFPFPKLFGKLADVILERYKLPEQRFMGALAEISRINYDNAKRNPKAQTRSWFMNKEHANARGGEYNMAVGGRLCITDCSQVTDGAAMVVLANKSYTEEYAKKRGKKITSIPRLKGWGHRVAPITFDAKVAESKGDKYILPWTRQTVKDAYDRAELGVKDIDVFETHDCFTSSEYAAISAFGITQPGKEHEAIEDGVIDINGKKPINPSGGLIGVGHPVGASGVRMMLDLYKQVTGTAGNYQVEGAKNGLMLNIGGSATTNVVFIVGK; encoded by the coding sequence ATGAGCGATAAAATTTACGTCCTCGGCGGGGAACAAACCGATTTTCAAAGAAACTGGACCAAAGAAGGAAAGACCTTCATGTCCTTAATGCGCGAAGCCGTTCAAGACGGACTCGCTTCCGTCGGAATTACTCCCGATGAAATTAAAAAACTTAATAAACAAAATCGAATCGGAATTTTCGTAGGAAACTTCGACGCGGAACAGTATGCAACTCAAGGTCACTTGGGCGCATTCTTAACCGAAGTCGATCCTGCGTTCTACGGAATTCCCGGCGGACGTTTTGAAGCCGCTTGCGCTTCCGGCTCGATCGCACTCGACGCGGCCGCTACGAAAATTCGCGCGAAAGATTACGACGTTGCCATCGTTCTCGGAATCGAGATCATGAAAACCGTAAGTTCTTCCGTAGGCGGTGACTTTTTAGGAACGGCCGCTTATTATGAAAAAGAAGCGAAAGGAGTTCAATTTCCTTTCCCGAAACTTTTCGGAAAACTCGCGGACGTAATTCTTGAAAGATACAAACTTCCGGAACAAAGATTCATGGGAGCTCTTGCCGAAATTTCCAGAATCAACTACGACAACGCAAAGAGAAACCCTAAGGCGCAAACTCGTTCTTGGTTCATGAACAAAGAACACGCAAACGCACGCGGCGGAGAATACAATATGGCCGTGGGTGGAAGACTTTGCATCACCGATTGTTCTCAAGTAACCGACGGCGCTGCTATGGTCGTTCTCGCGAATAAATCTTATACCGAAGAATACGCGAAAAAAAGAGGAAAGAAGATCACTTCCATCCCAAGACTGAAAGGTTGGGGACACAGAGTGGCTCCGATCACTTTTGACGCAAAGGTTGCGGAATCCAAAGGAGACAAATACATTCTCCCTTGGACCAGACAGACCGTAAAAGACGCTTACGACAGAGCGGAACTCGGAGTGAAAGACATCGACGTTTTTGAAACTCACGACTGTTTCACTTCTTCCGAGTATGCCGCGATTTCCGCTTTCGGAATCACACAACCCGGTAAAGAACACGAAGCGATCGAAGACGGCGTGATCGACATCAACGGTAAAAAACCGATCAACCCATCCGGTGGACTCATCGGAGTGGGACACCCGGTCGGAGCTTCCGGAGTTCGTATGATGCTCGACCTCTACAAACAAGTTACCGGAACCGCAGGTAACTACCAAGTAGAAGGCGCTAAGAACGGACTGATGCTGAATATCGGCGGGTCCGCAACGACGAACGTGGTTTTCATCGTAGGAAAATAA
- a CDS encoding O-acetyl-ADP-ribose deacetylase produces MIRLLQDDITKLEVDAIVNAANSSLLGGGGVDGAIHRAGGPAILEECYKIRDKQGGCKVGEAVITTAGKMPSRFVIHTVGPVWNGGNKNEDQLLANAYKNSLRIATEHSLTTIAFPNISTGIFHFPKERAAKIAIESVSDFLKTENSIRTVFFVCFDSENFEIYKTLLSDF; encoded by the coding sequence GTGATTCGACTGCTCCAAGACGACATCACGAAACTAGAAGTTGATGCGATCGTAAACGCCGCCAACAGTTCTCTGTTAGGCGGCGGTGGAGTGGACGGAGCGATTCACAGAGCCGGCGGTCCGGCAATCTTAGAAGAATGTTATAAAATCCGAGACAAACAAGGCGGCTGTAAAGTCGGCGAAGCGGTGATCACAACCGCCGGAAAAATGCCTTCCCGATTCGTGATTCATACGGTCGGGCCGGTATGGAACGGCGGAAATAAAAACGAAGATCAACTTCTTGCAAACGCTTACAAAAACAGTTTGCGGATCGCAACGGAACATTCCTTAACCACGATCGCGTTTCCGAATATCAGTACGGGCATTTTTCATTTTCCGAAAGAACGAGCCGCAAAGATCGCGATCGAATCCGTTTCGGATTTTTTAAAAACGGAAAATTCGATTCGAACCGTATTCTTTGTTTGTTTCGATTCCGAAAATTTCGAGATTTATAAAACCCTTCTTTCCGATTTCTAA
- a CDS encoding COX15/CtaA family protein, producing the protein MNSNLDLSSKFRLFYKISLFLSILIFLNLLYGPLVRATGSGLACPDWPFCFGKIFPTFDFQIFMEVSHRYYSGFLGLILLGLTVWTFADKTLRKEFGIYLGLAILLLISQINLGRLTVTLKLDPTSVNLHLLNAIAFFLVILTVSIDSREKSVHQREIFVKADSIFRKDNVFYFLLLIGIVTQIVLGGRVSSHYAGLACPDFPTCWGEWIPNHPLEIVKIQVIHRFGAYSVAILLSIALGFAIWKNFPSNAKRFLQISMYLLVAQIILGILNVFFGLPKLVTALHTGFAVLLLTTSYLSLISRAVTLTSENERRPER; encoded by the coding sequence ATGAACTCTAACTTGGACCTTTCATCTAAATTTCGCCTGTTTTATAAAATCTCTTTGTTCTTGAGCATTCTCATCTTTTTGAATCTGCTCTACGGACCTTTGGTGAGAGCGACCGGCTCCGGGCTTGCCTGTCCCGATTGGCCTTTTTGTTTCGGCAAAATATTTCCAACGTTCGACTTTCAGATTTTTATGGAAGTCTCTCATCGTTATTATTCCGGCTTTTTAGGATTGATTCTTTTAGGACTTACCGTTTGGACTTTTGCGGATAAAACCCTTCGAAAAGAATTCGGAATCTACTTGGGGCTTGCGATTCTACTTTTGATTTCTCAAATCAACTTGGGAAGATTGACCGTAACCTTAAAACTCGATCCGACTTCCGTGAATCTTCATTTGCTCAATGCGATCGCGTTCTTTTTGGTGATTCTTACCGTGTCGATCGACTCGAGAGAGAAATCGGTTCACCAAAGGGAGATTTTCGTCAAAGCGGATTCCATATTCAGAAAAGATAATGTTTTTTATTTTCTTCTTTTGATCGGAATCGTGACGCAGATCGTCCTCGGAGGACGCGTTAGTTCCCATTATGCGGGCCTTGCCTGCCCCGACTTTCCCACTTGTTGGGGAGAATGGATCCCGAATCATCCATTAGAAATCGTTAAAATTCAAGTCATTCACAGATTCGGGGCGTATTCGGTGGCGATTCTTCTTTCGATTGCGCTCGGCTTTGCGATTTGGAAGAATTTTCCGTCCAACGCGAAACGATTTCTTCAGATTTCCATGTATCTTTTAGTCGCTCAAATCATTTTAGGAATTTTGAATGTATTTTTCGGACTTCCGAAATTGGTGACCGCTCTTCACACCGGATTTGCGGTTCTTCTTTTGACGACTTCTTATCTTTCCCTAATTTCCAGAGCCGTGACATTGACTTCGGAGAACGAACGGAGGCCTGAAAGATAA
- a CDS encoding sensor histidine kinase: MELSGWIRKIYKDRDYLTRKKALHLFVFNVASIMLGISSNFFLWFAKGHMIRVGFSIMTLASVVSLILLLKKKFDWAVHIILLSSFGAVTIGWYFGLSRLNVSVDMGNKNIVLAILIMIFLYFANVKRTLLIAGYCFILIIIDEVLMTDHQDLIHIADRIGLFAMFVVISILAVQTLHGSVEEKNELIQEIHHRVRNNLQVLSGLVEIHSGSDKDKVENILSDFQDRILAISQVHNYLYKSENYFDIDFSEVIDEIIKNLSDKFDKKAIQVRVENSAEPVFLRIESALPCAMIFSELLSNSLKHAFPSETDRGNVNVLFQREGNKYRLEIKDNGAGISDSNLWMKPKTSGFTLIQILTKQIKGSFKILSASGSTAILEFGN; this comes from the coding sequence ATGGAACTTTCAGGATGGATCCGAAAAATCTATAAGGACAGGGATTACCTCACCCGTAAAAAAGCGCTTCATCTTTTCGTATTCAACGTCGCTTCCATAATGCTCGGTATTTCGTCTAACTTCTTTCTTTGGTTTGCCAAAGGACATATGATTCGCGTCGGATTTTCGATCATGACGTTGGCGTCCGTCGTTTCCCTGATCCTTTTGTTGAAAAAGAAATTCGATTGGGCGGTTCATATCATTTTACTTTCGAGCTTCGGGGCCGTTACGATCGGCTGGTATTTCGGTTTATCTCGATTGAACGTCAGCGTGGACATGGGAAATAAGAATATCGTTCTCGCGATACTCATTATGATTTTCTTATATTTCGCAAACGTAAAACGTACTCTTTTGATCGCGGGATATTGTTTCATCCTGATCATAATCGACGAGGTTTTGATGACGGATCATCAGGACTTGATTCATATCGCGGATCGGATCGGACTTTTTGCGATGTTCGTCGTGATCTCCATTCTCGCCGTACAAACGTTACACGGATCCGTTGAGGAAAAGAACGAACTGATTCAGGAAATTCATCATAGAGTGCGGAACAATCTGCAGGTTTTATCGGGTTTGGTGGAAATTCACAGCGGCTCGGATAAGGATAAGGTCGAAAACATCCTTTCCGATTTTCAGGATAGAATTCTCGCCATTTCTCAGGTTCACAATTATCTTTATAAGTCCGAGAATTATTTCGACATCGACTTCTCGGAGGTGATCGACGAAATCATTAAAAACCTTTCGGATAAATTCGATAAAAAGGCGATTCAGGTGCGCGTGGAAAATTCAGCGGAGCCGGTCTTTTTAAGAATCGAAAGCGCGCTTCCTTGTGCGATGATTTTCAGCGAACTTCTTTCCAACTCCCTCAAACACGCGTTTCCGAGTGAAACGGATCGGGGAAACGTAAACGTCCTTTTTCAAAGGGAAGGAAACAAATATCGACTTGAGATCAAAGACAACGGCGCTGGAATTTCGGATTCCAATCTATGGATGAAACCGAAAACTTCCGGTTTTACTTTGATTCAGATTCTCACGAAACAGATTAAGGGAAGTTTTAAGATTTTATCCGCGTCCGGCTCCACGGCGATTCTCGAATTCGGAAATTGA